The Sphaerospermopsis torques-reginae ITEP-024 genome has a window encoding:
- a CDS encoding NAD(P)H-quinone oxidoreductase subunit O, with amino-acid sequence MAVKKGNMVRAVREKLENSVEAKASDTRFPSYLFDSPGEIVDIKGDYALVKFGKVPTPNIWLKLEQLEEFA; translated from the coding sequence ATGGCTGTAAAAAAAGGAAATATGGTTCGTGCTGTGCGCGAAAAGTTGGAAAATAGTGTAGAAGCAAAAGCTAGTGATACTCGCTTTCCCTCCTATTTATTTGATAGTCCAGGGGAAATAGTAGATATTAAAGGTGATTATGCTTTGGTGAAGTTCGGAAAAGTACCAACTCCCAATATTTGGTTAAAATTAGAACAATTGGAAGAGTTTGCATAA